Within Exiguobacterium sp. BMC-KP, the genomic segment TTTTATGCTTTCCATAGACTCTATCACATAAATTTGCAGAAACATTGCAGAGAGCAGAAAAGTAACACATTGAAAAAAACTATAAAATTCATGGGTGGAAAGACATATTTTTTTCACAATCATTCTTTAAGTTAAAGATAATAATTAATTGAAGGGAATGATCCATGTGAAGAAAAGATGGTTAATCGCAACTATCGGTATCTTTACTCTCATGATTATAGTGGGCGGTTCGTATTTACTTTTTATCCGAGGTACTATGCCAAATAACAAACAGCACATGAAATCTATGATGAATGGAGGGAACACTACTACAAATCAGACTATGATGGAAGGTATGGGACATGGCGCGAGTGTCGATTTAAAATCAACTGAAGAAAAAGAGCGACGATTGAACATCCCTAAGATGCTAAAATCCGATCGTGAAACCAAGAATTCCATTCAATACACGATTGTCGCTAAACAAGGGGAGACACAGTTCTTCCGAGATAGTAAAAAAACTGAAACTCTAGGATATAACGGAAATTATTTAGGTCCTGTAGTGGAATTGAAAAAAGGAAAAATGGTAACAATCCGTACGGTGAATCGCTTATCAGAAGCGACTACATTCCATTGGCACGGTCTTGTTGTACCATCATCCGTAGATGGCGGACCACATCAAGTCGTGAAAGCTGGTGAAACGAAGGTAGTAAAGTTTAAAGTGAAGCAAGATGAATCGACATTGTGGTTTCATCCACATCCAATGGGGAAAACTGCTGAACAAGTATACAAGGGGTTAGCAGGATTGTTGTACGTAAAAGATGAAAAAACTAAAGAGACGATGCTACCTCAAAAATATGGTGAAAATGATATTCCATTAATTCTTCAAGATCGAAAAGTTAAAAACAGGAATGTCCTTGGATATGCTGATGTAGAAAAAACAGATGGGGCTTTAGGCGATACCCTCCTCGTAAACGGTACGATTAATCCATATTTCAACGTAAAATATTCGCAACTTAGAGTCAGATTGATAAATGGCTCCAATGCACGTAACTACGTAGTGAAGCTATCTGACGGTTCATCCTTTAAAAAAATTGCTGATGATGGTGGTTACATCTCAAAACCGAAAAACGTAAAGAAAATTGAATTAAGTCCAGGCGAACGTATAGAGGTATTGGTAGACTTTTCAAAAAGAAAAATTGGTGAGACTGTTTCATTTGAGACGAATGGAGTAAGGGTCGTTAACTTCAAGCTGAAGGATAAACAAGGGACGAACCTAAGTGCATTGGCGCCGAAAAGTGGATATGAAAAGCCGCTAAAGACCTTGTCTACAGTGAATCAAAAGTTAACTCTTTTCGGGATGGGCAAAAATGTTGAAATCAATGGGAAAAAGTTTGATGAGAAGAGAATCGATATTAAAGCGAAACAAGGAGAAACCGAAATTTGGGAGGTCTATAATAAAAAAGACATGATGGGTGGAATGACTCATCCCTTCCACATTCATGGAGTCCAATTCAAAGTATTAGAGCGAAACGGACAGAAACTGGATAATCAAGAAGCAGGTCTAAAAGACACTATCGCTATAAAACCAGATGAACGAGTTAAGATTCAGATGACTTTCAAGGAAAAAGGGGTATTCATGTACCATTGCCATATCCTTGAACATGAAGAGAACGGAATGATGGGTCAGTTGAAAGTGGACTAAAAAATAGGTGAATGTTTTCATCTTTTTTTCACAAACTAAGGAAATAGGCTTTGTGTAAGTCAAAAAAGACGGAAAATGGAGGTATTTTAGAATGAATACTGGACAACAAGAAATCTTAGGTGCCCTACACAACTGTATAGTGACTTGTAATGAATGCTTTGATGCGTGTTTGAGTGAACATCATGTTTCTTCGATGGCAGAGTGTATACGTCTAGACAGAGATTGTTCTGAAATTTGTAGTCTTTTAGTACAAGCTATTTCTCGAAACAGCAGCAATATTGATGTTCTTGCAAGAAGCTGTGTTGAAATTTGTGAAAGATGTGCCGACGAATGTTCGAAACATGATCATGATCATTGTAAAAAGTGCGCTGAGGCCTGTAATGAATGTGCAAAAGTCTGTCGTAAATTAATTGCTTAAAGCGAAGTGTTAAAAATGAAGGAGCATCTATGTCGCCATGCCGAAAAAGGTATGAGCTAAAAAGCTGATGCTCTTTCATTATTTATAAGCACTAAGATACTTAGTTATGAAAAAGTTCATAACCCTTATAGACCAGTAGTATGGTGAGAGAAAATAAGGATACATAGAGGATAACGATCAAACTCTTCATAAACACTTTCATGAAAATCAACTCCATTCTATAGGTTGAATTGATTATATAGAAAGTTCGTGAAATTTATGAGGAAATAGACTAACAATCATTTATTATTAAAAAATTTTAATGTAAGAGGTGGTGACTAGGATGGATAAAATATTAATTGTTGATGATGAAATAAGAATGAGGCAATTATTAAGACTCTATCTAGAACCAATAGGATATGAATGTAGTATGGCGAATGATGGGATCGAAGCTTTAGAGAAAGTGAAAAAAGAAACCTTCGATTTGATTTTATTGGATGTAATGATGCCAATGTACGATGGATTCGAAGTATGTAAGAAAATAACGGATTCTCACCCGGAAGTCCCTATCATCATGATAACGGCTCTAAATGATGCTGAATCCATCGTCAAAGGACTAGATGCTGGAGCTACAGATTATGTCACAAAGCCGTTTAACGGGGACGTACTTTTAGCAAGAGTTCGGTCTGTCATGAGAAGGAAAGCAAAAGAACCCGTTATCTACCACGGACTTACGTTCGATGAGAGCAACAATTTAATTTTACTAGATGGCAAGTCGATTGACTTTACACCAAAAGCACATGCATTACTGCGACTATTCCTTCAACATCCTGGAAGGCTGTTCAACAGACTAGAGCTTTATGAATTCGTTTGGTCTTATACGTCAGAATCGGATCCGAGGACAGTTGATTCTCATATTAAGATGATTAGAGAAAAGTTAAGAGAGTTAGATTACCCGATCGATAGGCATCTGAAAACAATTTGGGGGAGAGGATATCGTTGGAGTGAGAATGAAACGAAATGACACTCTTACTATAGGAGCAAAAGTGTCATCATAAAAATCATAAGGGAGTCGGTGTCGGCTTCGAGTATCCATCTTTATATGAAGAATCGATTGCAGAACGAATATCTTTAACCGATTCTCCGTCCCGTTGCTTCAAAATAGACTTTACAGCAATCTCGAGACAGGTGCTGCATGTCGTTCCGTGACTTGTCCATTTCACCGATCCATTCGTCGCGTTTTCTTCTATAAAGCAATCATAATTATTTTTATGATTGACTGTTTCACCGCAACCGCAATAGCAAGGTATTTTCTCTAGTAGTTTACGATTTTTCCCTACAGCTTGATAAACATTTCGTACATCTTCAGGTTGAGTTTTTAAAAACGTGGGAAGTATCAACGATGATGATGTTTCTTCAATCTTGTCACCGCCCATATGTTTCGCATGATCTACCTCCTTTGAATGATTGGGAGTAGAAGACTTCATCGGGGATTGAGCACAGCCGACCGCAATCAGGGATAGGCTAATAAGACTTACGCTTTTTAAGAGTATGTTAAGTTTCACGATTGGATTCTCCTTAGAGATAATTTTGTAGGTGCATAAAACAAAGCTTTTTAATTGCGTTTTTTGTATTAGCTCATTTGTCTGTTCACGATAGTACCTATTCGTTCATTTGACCATAGTCTTCATCAGTTCAGTTAATTCATGAATTGTCATCAATCATTTGATGTCTACCTCGAACTTGTCCTTTAATTCTTTTTAAAGTTTCAGTACTTGTGATTTTGGCGCTAAATAGTCCTATTCAAACAAATGGTCTCATTTTTTAAAATATATCCTATACTTGTATGATAATTTTTATTTTTTAGTGTGTCAAAATACATTTTATATTTATATATATAAGTTTAACTGGAAGTAAAAACGAGATGTAGCTCTATATAGTCATGATCTCTCTATATACACCATACAGGTATATAGTACGTAAAAGGAGGTTTTCTTATGAATCACCATATCCATCACGAACATACTCATCATGAAGACCAACAAATGAGTGCTTCACATCATGAACATGAAGGAATGATCGGAGACTTCAAGAAAAGATTTCTCGTATCGTTAATGTTGACCATTCCAATCCTGCTACTTTCCAAAATGATTCAAGAATGGTCGGGTATCAACATTAGCTTTCCATATGACGACGTTGTTTTGCTTTTGCTATCCACAATTGTCTACTTCTACGGTGGATGGCCCTTCCTAAAAGGTAGTATTAATGAAATACGCCAAAAAAATCCTGGAATGATGATGTTGATTGCATTAGCGATTAGTGTAGCCTATTTCTATAGTGTCGCTATCATATTCGGTTTCGGACAAGGACATGATTTCTTTTGGGAGTTAGCGACCTTGATCGACATCATGTTATTAGGGCATTGGATTGAAATGAAATCAATCATGGGTGCCTCAAATGCGTTGCAGGAATTAGTAAAGTTACTTCCGAGTGTGGCGCATCGAGTGAAGGATGGGAAGGTTGAAGAGGTGCCGGTCAATGAATTAGAGGCAGGAGATCTCATTCGGATCAAGCCGGGAGAACAGGTACCGGTAGACGGAAAAATCGTCGAAGGAACAACAACGATTGACGAATCAATGCTTACCGGTGAATCACTTCCGGTAGATAAACAGGAGAATGACACCGTGATTGCTGGCTCTATCAATCAAGAAGGTGGTCTGACAGTCGAGACGACAGGTACTGGTGAAGGCACCTACCTTTCAAAAGTCATCGGCTTAGTAAGTGAAGCGCAATCTTCCAAATCACGGACTCAAAACTTAGCTGATCGAGCAGCAAAAATTCTTTTTTATCTCGCGGTGGGAGCAGGTGTTCTGACTTTCGTGATTTGGATTGTACTTGGATATTCGGTTAGTACAGCAATCGAGCGCATGGTAACGGTTATGGTTATCTCTTGTCCACACGCTCTTGGTTTAGCAGCCCCTCTTGTCGTATCCGTTTCTACAGCACTTTCCGCTAAAAGAGGTCTTTTGATTCGAAATCGAACACAATTCGAAGAGGCACGAAAACTAGATGCGGTTATCTTTGATAAGACTGGTACTTTAACGCAAGGTAATTTTGGAGTAACGGATGTGATGGCAAGTACAGGTATAAGTGAGGAAGAAGTATTACGACTCGCAGGAGCCATCGAACAGTCGTCGCAACATCCACTTGCTCGCGGGATCTTGACTGAAGTTCAAAGACGAAAGCTTGATTTACCATCGGTCGCAGGATTTGGATCGATGACAGGCATAGGATTGGAAGGAACAGTCGAAGGAAAGCAAGTCCGCGTCGTTAGTCCGCGATACGTACGGGACAAACAACTCGAAATCGACGAAGTGACATTCGAAGATTTGTCTGAAGAAGGGAAAACGGTCGTCTTTGTCTTAAAGGACACAGAATTAATCGGTATGATCGCCCTTGCCGACCTCGTTCGCGAGGAAGCTAAGAAGACTGTACAGGAATTAAAGGAGAAAGGGATTCAATCCATCATGCTGACTGGGGATAATCAAAAAGTCGCTTCGTGGGTCGCTTCCCAACTTGAGATCGATCAAGTGTACGCAGAAGTATTACCGGATGATAAGTCACGTCAAGTGAGACAGGTGCAAGCAGAAGGAAAAAAAGTAGGGATGGTAGGGGATGGAATTAACGATGCACCAGCTCTCGCACAAGCGGATGTAGGGATTGCGATTGGTAGTGGAACAGATGTAGCTGTAGAAACGGCTGATATTGTCCTTGTCAAAAGTAATCCAAAGGACGTCTTATCTGTCATCGAACTATCGCAAAAAACATATAATAAAATGATTCAGAATCTATGGTGGGCAGCTGGTTACAATATCATCACGATTCCTTTAGCTGCAGGTATTTTAGCACCATACGGCATTATTCTTTCACCAGCGATTGGAGCGGTTTTGATGAGTTTGAGTACGGTCATCGTCGCTATCAATGCGAAAACATTAAGAATTTAATAGAAGTTTGGTGTATTTTACCTTTTTTGTGTATGAACACACCCTATCTCACTTCATGAGTTAGGGTGTGTTCTTTTTTTCAATCAGATAGGATCCCATAGATAAAAGCATGGAACAGAGCGGCCCCGCTCTGTCTGATGGAAAGAGACCGCAAGCCGTCCTGTTTCCGTACTCTAGCTCGCTCCTCGTCGGCGCAAGGGTCATCAAAAAAAGCCGCTGCCGTTCCTTGTCTTCCTCCGCGTTTTGGCTCAAAGCAAAGCTTTTCGCTCGCGGGCTTCGGAAGCCTTCGTCCCGGTGCGCTGTCCGCTTTTTTTGATCTTTCCCTGCGGTCACCCTTGCGCCGTCTCGCGACGCTCGCTGCGTTCCCGTCAACAGGACGGCACCGTGTCGGACTGCATCCCACTCGCGAAAGGAACTTTCCCATGAAACTGACTACACTCGTTGAAATCACTCGTATCCGCCAAGAAGTTCGTGAGCCGGACGTCGCGCTCGAGACGACGCACATCACGTCACCCGAGGACGCGTTCTGTGTCGCCAAACGCTTCATCCAGGACGATGACCGTGAGGTGTTCCTTGTCATCCTACTCAATACGAAGAACCGCGTCATTGCTGTCCATCGGGCACACGTCGGAAGTATCAACTCGAGCGTCGTCCATCCAAGAGAAATCTTTAAGTCCGCCATCCTCAACAATGCGACGTCGCTCATCGTCAGCCATCAGCATCCGAGTGGTGACCCACATCCATCACGGGAGGACATTGAGGTGACCGAACGGCTCGTCGAGGTCGGACGCATCGTCGGTATTCAGTTGCTCGACCATATCATCGTCGGTGCCGGAGAAGAATACGTCAGTTTGAAAGCACAAGGTGTTCTGTAAAGAGGATGATAAGCGTAGACGGACGGGACAACCCCGTCCTGTCCGCGCGCGAGGGCATGGACGAAAAACGACGTCGTTTTTCTTTTGAGAGAGTGCAAGCGAGTAAGGAATGGATTCGTCCCGAATCCAAGTGCATTGAAAGACCCGCAGTGGACGGATCCGCTGCGGGTGAGAAAGTACAGTTGGTCTCTTCTATGTAGAAGGGTGTTATGGAGGATGCAGTAGTGAGACAAGTAGTGGAGTGGATGAAGGTTCGAGGAGAGATAGTTGATTGAAGTGAATCAATCCTCCTGTAGATAGGTAGTGATCTTCTTTCTACTTGATGTACAACATGAGAAGATTTTTCGGGCTCATGCGTGAGGCTGTAGGCTGCACGCAGCAACATCCTCATCGCACCGCTGCCCTCCTGCCGGATCGATAACGAGAGCTGCGACTCGCCTGCGCGAGGCATCTCTACGTTCCTGTTCCTTACGACGGAAGGCACGGAGCGATAAAGAGAATAGAAAACTAGATTTATATTAGTGTATAAAAGTGTACGATACGCCTATTGATTAATGTCTACGGAAACGTGACATGGAATTTTGCAAACAAAGCATGTGTTTTTGATAACGATTTATTTTTTGTATACAGTCTACAAACTACTCAGCTTTTAATCAATATCATTAAATTTCATTGTTTAAAGAGTCGCTTACTTGTTTAAAAATCTTATACGATTGAATCTCTTTTTTACTGTCATGTATATTGGATAAAGCGATGATTTCATCTACTTTATACTTTTCTTGAAACTCGATTACTTCCCGACGAACGGTCTTTGAATCGCCCATAATCGTGTACCCCAATTTATAATGCAAGATTTCTAATTCATACGGAGATAAGGATTCAAGGAAATCTTTCTGTGGCGGAATGAGCTGACTGAGATTATTGGTATAAATATCGATACATACCTGCAGATGGCTAGAGGCAATGAAAGAAGCTTCTTCCATCGAATCAGCGGCAATGATATTGATAGCAGCTAGTACATACGGCTCTTGCAGATATTTCGAAGGTCTGAAATTTTGACGATAGATGTGTAGTGCTTCTTCCATCGTTTCCGGAGAAAATTGCGCACCGAAAGCATATGGTAACCCGAGTCGCGCTGCAATTTTAGCAGATCCAGTAGAGGATCCTAGAATGAACACGGGCACGTGTGTATCAAGTCCTGGATATGCCCGAACCTCACCTTGTTCCTCTTCTGTTCCAACATATCGCAATATCTCTTGAACTTCTTTTTCAAAGAAAAAGACGCCTTTATGATTTGAACGTCGAATCACATCTGCCGTTTGTTGATCAGTTCCTGGAGCACGTCCTAGTGATAAATCAACGCGGTCAGGAAAAAGTGTCTCAAGTGTTCCGAATTGTTCTGCTACGACTAACGGGGAGTGGTTCGGCAACATGACACCTCCGGAACCGACACGAATGCGTTCTGTATGCGTCAATAAATGCTGCACAATCGATACGGTTGCAGCACTGGCATAGGCATCATGATTGTGGTGTTCTGCGATCCAAATACGTTTATATCCCATTGCATCGACAGCTTTTGCTAATGTGACTACAGCATCTATTCCTTCTTTCATGGTTTCTCCTTGTCTTAACGGAGCAATTGATAAAACGGATAGTTCGAATTTTTTCATCATCTCACCTCTATGATTCATCGAGCTCACTGGTGGGCAAGCACGATGAACCCTTTTCTATTATTCAGGGCAGTATTAAAACTGTTAGATATGGTCATAAAGTCAGTATGAGATTGTTTCCCCATCATCAGGAACAAGGACGTTGGATGTGATGCCTTTATCTTTAATGAACGTCTTCAATTCTTTTCTTGAGAGTCCCCAATGGTTGACGGCTTCCATATGACTGACTAAAATTTTAGCTTTTGGAGCGGCTTTGTACACTTGATAGACATCTTCTTTTCCCATGATCAATGGACCACCTTCGAGAAATTGATTTCGACCTCCATTCAAAATGAGTACTTCTGGTTTATACGTATCGATATTTTTTTTCACTTGTGAATACCAAACAGTATCACCCGCTATATATAACGTTTTTTCTTTTGGGTGTTGGAAGACGACTCCCATGACGTTCCCCATAGCCTCTGCCATTTTCCCGTAGCCATGACGACCATTTACTTCGGTCAGTTTGACACCTTTAAAAGTCGTCGCTTTGTCTTCTTTCATGACTTCAATATTAGTAAAACCTGCTTTGCGCGCTAAGTTTGCATCTTTTTCGTCTTGCATGAATAACTTAATATTTTTTGGAAGCTGTTCTTTTGCTGCCTGATCAAAGTGATCCTCATGCGTATGGGTAACGATGACAGCGTCTACGTCATCCATGATCTTATCGACAGAGAACGGTAGATCGACTATTGGATTCCGATCGTCTCTTGCAGCAGGACCGAACGAATCAAATTCACCTTTTTTAGAAAACATAGGATCCACTAAGAATTTTTGTCCTTTATATTCTACTGTTACGGTCGCATTGCGGATTTGTTGGACCACCAGGTCTTCTTTTTTCGGTTGTGTTGCACTCGTCTCATGATTAGACTGTGCATCTTGAGAAGTTCCACAAGCAGTCAAAATACCGCTCAATGTGAGTGTCGTTAATAGTGCTACTTTTTTTAGTTTTGTCATCGTTAAAGATCTCCTTTTCAGATAGCTTGCTTTTGATAGAGAATGTTATATCCTTGCATGAATGTATTTTTATCCTGCTCGTGACGGGATAAAAAAGTTCTTCCCTATTTACTCGCCCTGAGATGTAGTATATGGTCAATATGAAAAATCAAACAAGTATGCACTTTTTTCACACATACTATCAAGGAGGATAGTGTTAATATGAAAATATCCAAAATTAAAGTAGCTGATAATGAGGAAACTTCTTTTGGCTATACACTTTCCATCATCAATGGGAAATGGAAACTGCTGATTATTTACTATTTATCGAACAACAATGCAGTTCGTTATAACGAACTCCAGCGTATGATTGGCAAAATAACTTACAGAACACTTAGTTCGACATTGAAGGAAATGGAAAGTGACGGATTGATTCATCGCAAGGAATATCCGCAAATTCCACCAAAGGTTGAATACAGTCTTACGGAAAAAGGAAAAACTCTCTGGCCAATCATTCAAGAAATGTGTCAATGGGGAGAGCATAATAAAAATACTAAACTGAGATAGTCCGATTTTTAACATAAGTCGGTCGTTAGAATATCACTAACCAAAAATAAAAATGGTTCCAATCATCTTTATTAAATGATTGGAACCATTTTTTCTTGATGTCTTGTTCATTGTCAATTTCTAATTGAGCATTCTTTGAATAGCACTTTTCGGTAATACTTGATAGTAGTCTTTTAAATTTGGTTCATAAGAAGCTCTTCTTATATTTTCAACAGGTCAAATAATCATTTAGACGTTTTGTCGAAAAAGAAAAATAGTTGACAAAGGATTATTTAACGTATAAAGTATAACACGTCAGTTAAGTTCAGTTTACTTAACCAAAAGAAAGGGATGATATTATGCTCGAAGATCAACAAAAAATGCTTAAAGAACTTGCGGTTGTTTTTAGTGAATATTACTTGAATTATCTTATATATAATAAAAACGCAGAAAAGTTTACTGCATTTAATTTAACGACGCAGCAAGACACAATTTTATTTTTTGTAAAAGATAATCCACACATCACAGCAAATGAAATTGCGAAGAAATTCTCGATTTCTAAAAGTGCAGTAAGCCAAGTATTGTCGAAGCTCGAAGCACTAAAATTCATTAAGCGTGAACCTAATCCAACTAACCATCGCGAGTTTTTTATCGCATTAGCAGAAGAAGGTCTCGCTTATCAGGCATTAAGTGAAGAAGCAGATAATGATTTTATGATGAAACACTTCGCTGACATCGATTTAGTACAATTACAAAATGTTTTACAAACTATGAAGAAAGTGAATGCATCCATTTTATCATCCGACGAGTAGGATCATGAATTGTTTGACAATCAAATAGAGGACATTAATTATGAATCGAAAAGAGAAAGTATCTATTGCACTTGCATTATCTAGTTTATTTATTGCGTTTGTCGGGATGGGACTTGCCGCCCCAGTTATGCCCTCCATTGCGAAGGATCTGAGTTTAAGTGGTGCCGTTGTCGGTTATTTGTTTGCTGCTATGGCTCTTACGCAATTTATGGCTTCCCCTTTTACAGGAGTTTGGGTCGATTCAATCGGTCGTAAAAAAATGATAATTATCGGTCTTTTGTTATTTTCATTCTCAGAATTGTTGTTTGGTCTCTCAAATGAAATATGGCTATTATTCGTAAGCCGTTTGCTTGGAGGAGTAGGCGCCGCTTTTATTATGCCAGCTGTTATTACGTATATTGCTGATAAAACAACTCTAGAAGATCGTGCAAAAGTGTTAGGCTATCAATCGGCTGCGATCAGCTTAGGATTTATAATCGGACCAGGAATTGGTGGATTTATTGCAGAGTTTGGGATACGCGCGCCGTTCTTCTTTGCTGCTTTCATATCATTGCTGACTGCGATTGTTATTTTCATCGTATTAGAAGATTCGATTTCAAAAGAGCAGCTACAAAAAAATCGTGTATCATTGGAACAACCAGCGTTTATACAAGAGTTCAAGAAATCCTTGCAACCACAGTACTTCACACCACTGCTAGTCGTTTTCGTGCTAGAGTTTGGACTAGCAGTTTATGAAATGATGTTTAGCTTATTTGTAGACGAAAAGCTTGGCTTCACTGTCCGTGATATTTCTGTCATTATTACAGTCGGCTCAATCGCTGGTGTTGCCGCTCAAATCTTATTCTTTGATAGATTGGTCAATCTACTTGGTGAACGAATGCTGGTTAACCTTACCTTATTATCTTCCGCTATTTTCATCTTTATTTCGATTTTAATAGACGGTTACTGGATGATGATTGTCATTACAAGTATTGTATTCTTTTCGGGTGATATTTTGCGACCTGCTGTGACAACCTTATTATCAAAAATTGCGGGAGAAAATCAGGGATATGTTGCGGGGATGAACTCGGCATATACTAGCTTAGGTATCATAATAGGACCGATTATTGGTGGTATTTTGTTTGATATCAACATCAATATGCCATATGTGTTTGCCGCCTTTGTACTGTTTATCGCATTTGTGATTGCGAGTACAAAATTAAAGCAACCTCACTTCATTTGAAACTTCTTAAAATTCGCGATCTTATTAGATGGCGAATTTTTTATTTTGTATTCAAATTACTGAACGCAATCTTTCATCATGTAGCAGTCCTCAAATTCCTTTTAAAGTGGAATAGGTTCTTATCGAGAGAAGAACACTTTGATCCATCAAAAGATATAGGTATACAGGTAAAAAGTAATCAATCGAAATCGTTAAATGCCATGTCATCATATTTAGGCCTCTATACCAATGGCGTATGAATAGGAAAGAGTGACAAAAGGCTAAGATTCTTAAATAATCAAGAATCTTAGCCTTTTTGTGGAATGAAATGATTTTTCCGAGATTTTTAACGGTTTCTAGGACTCTATACAGACAATTATGGAGTTTATACGTCTTTCATTGGGGAGAGGCGCCGCTTGATTTCATTTATTGAGAGGTACAGGGTGTAATTTCCATGTTCAAGAATTGAATTTAAAAGGAGATTTAATTGTTCTTGAGAAGTAACTTTTATTTTCAAGTGATAACATCCTTCTCCAGATACACGATGTACTTCCATGACTTCGTGGCACTCATTCAGAAAGTGAATAAAAGCTTCATGATTAGACGTTTTCATATAAATGATGACGAAA encodes:
- a CDS encoding LLM class flavin-dependent oxidoreductase gives rise to the protein MKKFELSVLSIAPLRQGETMKEGIDAVVTLAKAVDAMGYKRIWIAEHHNHDAYASAATVSIVQHLLTHTERIRVGSGGVMLPNHSPLVVAEQFGTLETLFPDRVDLSLGRAPGTDQQTADVIRRSNHKGVFFFEKEVQEILRYVGTEEEQGEVRAYPGLDTHVPVFILGSSTGSAKIAARLGLPYAFGAQFSPETMEEALHIYRQNFRPSKYLQEPYVLAAINIIAADSMEEASFIASSHLQVCIDIYTNNLSQLIPPQKDFLESLSPYELEILHYKLGYTIMGDSKTVRREVIEFQEKYKVDEIIALSNIHDSKKEIQSYKIFKQVSDSLNNEI
- a CDS encoding winged helix-turn-helix transcriptional regulator, which codes for MKISKIKVADNEETSFGYTLSIINGKWKLLIIYYLSNNNAVRYNELQRMIGKITYRTLSSTLKEMESDGLIHRKEYPQIPPKVEYSLTEKGKTLWPIIQEMCQWGEHNKNTKLR
- a CDS encoding JAB domain-containing protein: MKLTTLVEITRIRQEVREPDVALETTHITSPEDAFCVAKRFIQDDDREVFLVILLNTKNRVIAVHRAHVGSINSSVVHPREIFKSAILNNATSLIVSHQHPSGDPHPSREDIEVTERLVEVGRIVGIQLLDHIIVGAGEEYVSLKAQGVL
- a CDS encoding multicopper oxidase family protein; this translates as MMEGMGHGASVDLKSTEEKERRLNIPKMLKSDRETKNSIQYTIVAKQGETQFFRDSKKTETLGYNGNYLGPVVELKKGKMVTIRTVNRLSEATTFHWHGLVVPSSVDGGPHQVVKAGETKVVKFKVKQDESTLWFHPHPMGKTAEQVYKGLAGLLYVKDEKTKETMLPQKYGENDIPLILQDRKVKNRNVLGYADVEKTDGALGDTLLVNGTINPYFNVKYSQLRVRLINGSNARNYVVKLSDGSSFKKIADDGGYISKPKNVKKIELSPGERIEVLVDFSKRKIGETVSFETNGVRVVNFKLKDKQGTNLSALAPKSGYEKPLKTLSTVNQKLTLFGMGKNVEINGKKFDEKRIDIKAKQGETEIWEVYNKKDMMGGMTHPFHIHGVQFKVLERNGQKLDNQEAGLKDTIAIKPDERVKIQMTFKEKGVFMYHCHILEHEENGMMGQLKVD
- a CDS encoding PCYCGC motif-containing (lipo)protein is translated as MKLNILLKSVSLISLSLIAVGCAQSPMKSSTPNHSKEVDHAKHMGGDKIEETSSSLILPTFLKTQPEDVRNVYQAVGKNRKLLEKIPCYCGCGETVNHKNNYDCFIEENATNGSVKWTSHGTTCSTCLEIAVKSILKQRDGESVKDIRSAIDSSYKDGYSKPTPTPL
- a CDS encoding four-helix bundle copper-binding protein codes for the protein MNTGQQEILGALHNCIVTCNECFDACLSEHHVSSMAECIRLDRDCSEICSLLVQAISRNSSNIDVLARSCVEICERCADECSKHDHDHCKKCAEACNECAKVCRKLIA
- a CDS encoding MarR family winged helix-turn-helix transcriptional regulator, translated to MLEDQQKMLKELAVVFSEYYLNYLIYNKNAEKFTAFNLTTQQDTILFFVKDNPHITANEIAKKFSISKSAVSQVLSKLEALKFIKREPNPTNHREFFIALAEEGLAYQALSEEADNDFMMKHFADIDLVQLQNVLQTMKKVNASILSSDE
- a CDS encoding heavy metal translocating P-type ATPase, whose product is MNHHIHHEHTHHEDQQMSASHHEHEGMIGDFKKRFLVSLMLTIPILLLSKMIQEWSGINISFPYDDVVLLLLSTIVYFYGGWPFLKGSINEIRQKNPGMMMLIALAISVAYFYSVAIIFGFGQGHDFFWELATLIDIMLLGHWIEMKSIMGASNALQELVKLLPSVAHRVKDGKVEEVPVNELEAGDLIRIKPGEQVPVDGKIVEGTTTIDESMLTGESLPVDKQENDTVIAGSINQEGGLTVETTGTGEGTYLSKVIGLVSEAQSSKSRTQNLADRAAKILFYLAVGAGVLTFVIWIVLGYSVSTAIERMVTVMVISCPHALGLAAPLVVSVSTALSAKRGLLIRNRTQFEEARKLDAVIFDKTGTLTQGNFGVTDVMASTGISEEEVLRLAGAIEQSSQHPLARGILTEVQRRKLDLPSVAGFGSMTGIGLEGTVEGKQVRVVSPRYVRDKQLEIDEVTFEDLSEEGKTVVFVLKDTELIGMIALADLVREEAKKTVQELKEKGIQSIMLTGDNQKVASWVASQLEIDQVYAEVLPDDKSRQVRQVQAEGKKVGMVGDGINDAPALAQADVGIAIGSGTDVAVETADIVLVKSNPKDVLSVIELSQKTYNKMIQNLWWAAGYNIITIPLAAGILAPYGIILSPAIGAVLMSLSTVIVAINAKTLRI
- a CDS encoding response regulator transcription factor, encoding MDKILIVDDEIRMRQLLRLYLEPIGYECSMANDGIEALEKVKKETFDLILLDVMMPMYDGFEVCKKITDSHPEVPIIMITALNDAESIVKGLDAGATDYVTKPFNGDVLLARVRSVMRRKAKEPVIYHGLTFDESNNLILLDGKSIDFTPKAHALLRLFLQHPGRLFNRLELYEFVWSYTSESDPRTVDSHIKMIREKLRELDYPIDRHLKTIWGRGYRWSENETK
- a CDS encoding MBL fold metallo-hydrolase translates to MVVQQIRNATVTVEYKGQKFLVDPMFSKKGEFDSFGPAARDDRNPIVDLPFSVDKIMDDVDAVIVTHTHEDHFDQAAKEQLPKNIKLFMQDEKDANLARKAGFTNIEVMKEDKATTFKGVKLTEVNGRHGYGKMAEAMGNVMGVVFQHPKEKTLYIAGDTVWYSQVKKNIDTYKPEVLILNGGRNQFLEGGPLIMGKEDVYQVYKAAPKAKILVSHMEAVNHWGLSRKELKTFIKDKGITSNVLVPDDGETISY